The Engraulis encrasicolus isolate BLACKSEA-1 chromosome 4, IST_EnEncr_1.0, whole genome shotgun sequence genome includes a window with the following:
- the LOC134447655 gene encoding gastricsin-like — translation MKCIVLLLALAVASQALKVPLMKRAKKPHEGPYVDYGLKFASPEVQAASGASSEDLLFQGYYYGAISIGTPPQSVQVLFDTGSSNLWVDSVYCTSQACNIHQKFNPSSSSTFQWSGQTFTLQYGAGGMTAYLGYDTISVAGVSVTHQMVGLSKTLNTNETPFAGIVGLAFPRIAASNQPTLMDTMMQQGVLDQDFVAFYLAEGQQGSEISFGELDNTKYTGQIVWTPVIAQAWWEISMQGFQMNGQETGWCAQGCAAIVDTGTPGLSIPSSYFYGIMQTIGAQQYNGRYYTQCNNANLPTLSVTISGVSLPIPPSAYLQQAGNGYCIFGMSPSNQQDMSGRPMWILGDTFLRPYYSVYDRANNRVGFATAV, via the exons ATGAAGTGCATTGTGCTCCTACTGGCTTTGGCCGTCGCCTCTCAGGCACTCAA GGTCCCCCTGATGAAGAGGGCGAAGAAGCCCCATGAGGGTCCCTATGTGGACTACGGTCTCAAGTTCGCCTCTCCTGAGGTGCAGGCAGCCTCTGGAGCCAGCTCTGAGGACCTCCTCTTCCAG GGCTACTACTATGGAGCCATCTCCATCGGCACCCCTCCTCAGTCCGTCCAGGTGCTCTTTGACACCGGCTCTTCCAACCTCTGGGTGGACTCTGTCTACTGCACCTCTCAGGCCTGCA ACATCCACCAGAAGTTCAACCCGTCGTCTTCCTCCACCTTCCAGTGGTCTGGCCAGACCTTCACCCTTCAGTACGGAGCAGGAGGCATGACCGCCTACCTTGGCTACGACACCATTTCC GTGGCAGGCGTCAGCGTGACCCACCAGATGGTGGGCCTGAGCAAGACCCTGAACACCAACGAGACGCCCTTCGCTGGCATCGTGGGCCTGGCCTTCCCCCGCATCGCCGCCTCCAACCAGCCCACACTCATGGACACCATGATGCAGCAGGGCGTGCTCGATCAGGACTTTGTCGCCTTCTACCTGGCCGA GGGTCAACAAGGCAGTGAGATCTCCTTCGGCGAGCTGGACAACACCAAGTACACTGGCCAGATCGTCTGGACCCCCGTCATCGCTCAGGCCTGGTGGGAGATCTCTATGCAAGG gttccAGATGAACGGTCAGGAGACCGGCTGGTGCGCTCAGGGCTGTGCCGCCATCGTGGACACGGGCACCCCCGGCCTGtccatcccctcctcctactTCTACGGCATTATGCAGACAATCGGAGCACAGCAGTACAACGGCAGG TACTACACTCAGTGCAATAATGCTAACCTGCCCACTCTGAGTGTCACCATCAGCGGAGTGTCCctgcccatccctccctctgcatACCTCCAACAG gCTGGCAATGGCTACTGCATCTTCGGCATGTCCCCCTCCAACCAGCAGGACATGAGCGGTCGTCCCATGTGGATCTTGGGTGACACCTTCCTCAGGCCATACTACTCCGTCTACGACCGCGCCAACAACCGCGTGGGCTTTGCCACCGCTGTGTAA